The proteins below come from a single Caulobacter segnis ATCC 21756 genomic window:
- a CDS encoding YraN family protein, translated as MTASARQIRGAAARKLGRRAEVLAALWLMAKGYRILGFRLTTPLGEIDLLAQRGGVLAVVEVKQRATIEDALDAVTPTQRDRLRRAAAHLTAHRAGLRALETRLDLIALSPGKAPRHLADAWGADLSQGGRA; from the coding sequence ATGACGGCGAGCGCGCGCCAAATCCGGGGCGCGGCGGCGCGCAAGCTCGGTCGGCGCGCCGAGGTCCTGGCGGCGCTGTGGTTGATGGCCAAGGGCTATCGGATTCTGGGCTTCCGCCTGACGACGCCACTGGGCGAAATCGATCTTCTGGCGCAACGCGGCGGCGTCCTGGCCGTTGTGGAGGTCAAGCAACGGGCCACCATCGAGGACGCTCTGGACGCCGTAACGCCCACCCAGCGCGATCGCCTTCGCCGCGCCGCCGCTCATTTGACCGCGCACCGAGCCGGCTTGCGCGCGTTAGAGACGCGTCTCGACCTCATCGCTCTATCCCCCGGCAAAGCGCCGCGCCATCTGGCCGACGCGTGGGGCGCTGACCTTTCCCAAGGCGGACGCGCATGA
- the rph gene encoding ribonuclease PH → MRPSERAPDQMRAVTLETGVNRYAEGSCLISFGHTKVLVTATVEESLPGWLRNKGQGWVTAEYGMLPRATHSRGRREAAAGKQSGRTQEIQRLIGRSLRAVVDLKALGERQITLDCDVVQADGGTRTAAITGAWVALRLATKYLLDEGVLKTDPIVGQVAAVSCGVFNDTPVLDLDYEEDSSAEADSNFVLTNAGDIVEIQATGEKRGFSRAEFEALFGLAEKGIGELFTLQRAAIGG, encoded by the coding sequence ATGCGTCCGTCCGAACGCGCCCCCGACCAGATGCGCGCCGTCACGCTGGAAACCGGCGTCAACCGCTACGCCGAGGGCTCGTGCCTCATTTCGTTTGGCCACACCAAGGTTCTGGTCACCGCCACGGTCGAGGAGAGCCTGCCCGGCTGGCTGCGCAACAAGGGCCAGGGCTGGGTCACCGCCGAGTACGGCATGCTGCCTCGCGCCACCCACAGCCGGGGCCGCCGCGAAGCGGCCGCCGGCAAGCAGAGTGGCCGCACCCAGGAGATCCAGCGCCTGATCGGCCGCTCTCTTCGGGCCGTCGTCGACCTCAAGGCTTTGGGCGAGCGCCAGATCACGTTGGACTGCGATGTCGTGCAAGCCGACGGCGGCACCCGCACCGCCGCAATCACCGGCGCCTGGGTCGCGCTACGGCTGGCCACCAAGTACCTGCTGGACGAAGGCGTTCTGAAGACCGACCCGATCGTGGGCCAGGTCGCGGCCGTCTCGTGCGGCGTCTTCAACGACACGCCCGTCCTCGACCTCGACTACGAGGAAGATTCCAGCGCCGAAGCCGATAGCAACTTCGTGCTGACCAACGCCGGGGACATCGTGGAAATCCAGGCCACCGGCGAGAAGCGCGGCTTCAGCCGCGCCGAGTTCGAGGCGCTGTTCGGCCTGGCGGAGAAGGGCATCGGCGAACTCTTCACCCTCCAGCGCGCGGCGATCGGCGGCTAA
- the hrcA gene encoding heat-inducible transcriptional repressor HrcA — protein MTQLFPGPIVRTPGLTDLDARARDIFRRVVESYLETGEPVGSRTISKGGVALSPASIRNTMQDLAQLGLLDAPHTSAGRMPTHAGLRMFVDGFLEVGDVAEAEKQAIEARLAVKGRSFEEALAEASAVLSGLAGGAGIVVTPVREGGVKHVEFVPLGGGQVLAVMVFEDGQVENRLMRQAPGVTPSALQEASNFLNARLRGRTLSEARVEMGAELDFARRQLDETAARLVEDGLAAWSGGEGDARSLIVRGQANLLADARAREDIDRVRQLFDDLEQKGQLIGLLDDVRDAEGVRIYIGAETRLFSLSGSSVIAAPYMTGRQKVLGAIGVIGPARLNYARVIPLVDYTARVLGRMMDG, from the coding sequence ATGACGCAGTTGTTTCCAGGGCCGATCGTCCGCACGCCCGGTCTCACCGATCTGGACGCCCGCGCCCGCGACATTTTCCGGCGTGTGGTGGAATCCTATCTCGAGACGGGCGAGCCTGTCGGCTCGCGGACGATCTCCAAGGGTGGCGTGGCTTTGTCGCCCGCCTCGATCCGCAACACCATGCAGGATCTGGCGCAGCTGGGCCTGCTGGACGCGCCACACACCAGCGCGGGCCGCATGCCGACCCATGCCGGCCTGCGCATGTTCGTCGACGGCTTTCTGGAGGTCGGCGACGTCGCCGAGGCCGAGAAGCAGGCGATCGAGGCGCGACTGGCGGTCAAGGGCCGCTCCTTTGAGGAGGCTTTGGCCGAGGCTTCTGCGGTGCTGTCGGGCTTGGCCGGCGGCGCCGGGATTGTCGTGACGCCAGTCCGCGAAGGCGGCGTCAAGCACGTGGAGTTCGTGCCGCTGGGCGGCGGCCAGGTGCTGGCGGTCATGGTCTTCGAGGACGGCCAGGTCGAGAACCGGCTGATGCGCCAGGCGCCGGGCGTGACGCCCTCGGCGCTGCAAGAGGCCAGCAACTTTCTCAACGCCCGCCTGCGAGGCCGCACCCTCAGCGAGGCCCGCGTCGAGATGGGCGCCGAACTGGACTTCGCGCGCCGCCAACTGGACGAGACGGCCGCCCGCCTGGTCGAGGACGGACTCGCGGCGTGGAGCGGTGGAGAGGGCGACGCCCGTTCGCTGATCGTCCGGGGGCAGGCCAACCTGCTGGCTGACGCCCGAGCCCGCGAGGACATCGACCGGGTTCGTCAGCTGTTCGACGACCTGGAGCAGAAAGGACAGCTGATCGGCCTTCTGGACGATGTGCGCGACGCCGAGGGCGTGCGCATCTATATCGGGGCCGAAACGCGTCTGTTTTCGCTTTCGGGTTCCTCCGTGATCGCGGCGCCCTATATGACAGGCCGGCAGAAGGTGCTGGGCGCGATCGGCGTGATCGGACCCGCCCGCTTGAACTACGCCCGTGTCATCCCGCTGGTGGATTATACCGCCCGGGTGCTCGGACGCATGATGGATGGATAA
- a CDS encoding S1C family serine protease — protein MPTPFEGYEVEARLRPSAEAYRFDLDQTLASVVALEAKVPSDAYTAAILGTERVGNGVVISPSGLVLTMAYLITEAEGVMLTRGDGRRIPAHVLGLDSRSGLGLVQALEPLDLPVMRLGSAKDLEAGAPVIAAGAGGRAHAAATKVLARIPFAGYWEYLLDEAIITAPAHPHWSGAALIGPDGDLVGLGSLTLEGRDQNGETRPLNMFVPAELLPPILDDLARGRSPHPPRPWLGVFAQEMENHVVVVGVSPKGPAARAEIKPGDLILAVDDKPVSDLTEFYAVMWSLGEAGVTVPLKILREGDAFEVEVRSMDRNTLLKKRRLN, from the coding sequence GTGCCCACCCCGTTCGAAGGTTACGAAGTCGAAGCGCGCCTGCGTCCGTCGGCCGAAGCCTATCGGTTCGACCTGGACCAGACCTTGGCCAGCGTCGTCGCGCTGGAGGCGAAGGTTCCGTCTGACGCCTACACGGCGGCGATCCTGGGGACCGAGCGCGTCGGCAACGGCGTGGTCATCAGCCCCTCGGGATTGGTGCTGACCATGGCCTATCTGATTACCGAGGCCGAAGGGGTCATGCTGACCAGAGGTGACGGTCGCCGCATTCCGGCCCACGTGCTGGGTCTCGACAGCCGTTCAGGTCTTGGCCTGGTCCAGGCTCTGGAGCCTCTGGATCTGCCGGTTATGAGGCTGGGCAGCGCCAAGGACCTCGAAGCCGGCGCCCCGGTGATCGCCGCTGGCGCGGGCGGGCGGGCGCACGCGGCCGCCACGAAGGTTTTGGCCCGCATCCCCTTTGCGGGCTACTGGGAGTACCTGCTGGACGAAGCGATCATCACGGCGCCCGCGCACCCGCATTGGAGCGGCGCGGCCCTGATCGGCCCCGATGGAGACCTCGTGGGCCTCGGTTCGCTGACGCTGGAAGGCCGCGACCAGAATGGCGAGACGCGGCCGCTCAACATGTTCGTGCCGGCCGAACTGCTGCCGCCCATCCTCGACGACCTGGCGCGGGGTCGGTCACCCCATCCGCCCAGGCCCTGGCTCGGCGTCTTCGCTCAAGAGATGGAAAACCACGTCGTGGTGGTGGGCGTCTCGCCGAAAGGCCCAGCCGCTCGCGCGGAGATCAAGCCTGGCGACCTTATCCTGGCAGTCGACGACAAGCCTGTCTCGGACCTCACGGAATTCTACGCCGTGATGTGGAGCCTGGGCGAAGCCGGCGTGACGGTGCCGCTCAAGATCCTGCGCGAAGGCGACGCTTTCGAGGTCGAGGTTCGCTCGATGGACCGCAACACGCTGCTCAAGAAGCGACGCCTGAACTAG
- a CDS encoding YifB family Mg chelatase-like AAA ATPase, translated as MAARVVTVAFEGVEARRVDVEVQLTTGQHAFVVVGLADKAVAESRERVRGAFAGLGLSLPGKRIVANLAPADMPKEGTHFDLPIALAVMAALGVIPLDALDGWAAMGELSLDGRIVPAAGALPAAMAAGAMDLGLICPEASGPEAAWAGGTRILAPRSLVSLINHFRGSQVLSAPTPGPIVEGERPKDLRDVKGQEHAKRALEIAAAGGHNLLFCGPPGSGKSMLAQRLPGLLPPLTSAELLETSMVHSVAGLIARGTLSRARPFRAPHHSASMAALTGGGHRARPGEVSLAHNGVLFLDELPEFGVQALDSLRAPLETGEVMVARANAHVRYPARLQLVAAMNPCRCGHGGAGRGACGKAPRCQKDYQGRVSGPLMDRIDLAVDMPAVTAADLSLPPPSEGSAEVAARVARARRLQADRAADLDGGEALNGRAEGAFLERITALDDAGRALLARAAEAGRISARGWTRVLRLARTIADLEGAEAVRRVHVAEALAYRRTAAIGEEALQG; from the coding sequence ATGGCGGCCAGAGTCGTCACGGTGGCGTTCGAGGGCGTCGAGGCGCGACGGGTCGACGTAGAGGTCCAACTCACGACAGGGCAGCATGCCTTTGTCGTCGTTGGCCTCGCCGACAAGGCCGTGGCCGAGAGCCGCGAGCGCGTTCGCGGCGCTTTCGCGGGCCTGGGCCTTTCGCTCCCTGGTAAGCGGATCGTCGCCAATCTGGCGCCAGCGGACATGCCCAAGGAGGGCACCCACTTCGACCTGCCGATCGCCCTGGCGGTCATGGCGGCGCTCGGCGTCATTCCCCTGGACGCCCTCGATGGTTGGGCGGCCATGGGCGAGCTGTCGCTAGACGGTCGCATCGTCCCGGCGGCCGGCGCGCTTCCCGCCGCGATGGCGGCCGGCGCCATGGACCTCGGCCTGATCTGTCCAGAGGCGTCAGGCCCCGAAGCGGCCTGGGCCGGGGGGACCCGGATTCTGGCGCCCCGCTCCCTGGTGTCGCTGATCAACCACTTCCGCGGGAGCCAGGTCCTGTCGGCGCCGACGCCAGGGCCCATCGTGGAGGGTGAGCGCCCCAAGGACCTCCGCGACGTGAAGGGTCAAGAACACGCCAAGCGCGCGTTGGAGATCGCCGCGGCTGGCGGCCACAACCTCCTGTTCTGCGGGCCGCCGGGCTCCGGCAAGTCGATGCTGGCCCAACGGTTGCCAGGTTTGCTGCCGCCGCTGACCTCGGCCGAGTTGCTGGAAACCTCGATGGTCCATTCCGTCGCGGGGCTGATCGCGCGCGGAACCCTTAGCCGCGCTAGGCCCTTCAGAGCGCCGCACCATAGCGCCAGCATGGCCGCCCTGACCGGCGGCGGCCATCGCGCCAGGCCCGGCGAAGTGTCGCTGGCCCACAACGGGGTGCTGTTCCTCGACGAATTGCCGGAGTTCGGCGTACAGGCGCTCGACAGTCTCCGAGCGCCGCTCGAAACCGGCGAAGTGATGGTCGCGCGCGCCAACGCCCACGTTCGCTACCCCGCCCGGCTGCAACTGGTCGCGGCGATGAACCCCTGCCGCTGCGGCCATGGGGGCGCGGGCCGCGGCGCGTGCGGCAAGGCTCCCCGCTGCCAAAAGGACTATCAAGGCCGCGTTTCAGGCCCCTTGATGGATCGGATAGATCTGGCGGTCGACATGCCCGCCGTGACGGCGGCGGACCTTTCGCTGCCGCCGCCTTCCGAAGGCTCCGCCGAAGTCGCCGCCCGTGTGGCCCGCGCACGTCGGCTACAGGCCGATCGCGCGGCCGACCTCGACGGCGGCGAGGCGCTGAACGGGCGGGCCGAGGGCGCCTTTCTCGAACGGATCACGGCGCTGGATGACGCTGGACGGGCGCTTCTGGCGCGCGCCGCCGAAGCGGGGCGCATCAGCGCGCGCGGGTGGACTCGCGTTCTTCGCCTGGCGCGGACCATCGCCGATCTCGAAGGCGCGGAGGCCGTTCGACGCGTCCATGTCGCCGAGGCGCTAGCCTACCGCCGGACGGCGGCCATCGGCGAGGAGGCCCTACAGGGTTGA
- a CDS encoding helix-turn-helix domain-containing protein gives MPVRVNLDRVLLDRRMSLTELSDRVGVTIANLSILKTGKARAVRFSTLDALCRELQCQPGDLLTFESGPPSGYEED, from the coding sequence ATGCCCGTCCGCGTGAACCTCGACCGCGTGCTGCTGGATCGCCGCATGTCGCTGACGGAATTGTCCGACCGTGTCGGCGTCACGATCGCCAATCTCTCGATCCTGAAGACCGGCAAGGCGCGGGCGGTGCGGTTCTCGACGCTGGACGCCCTGTGCCGCGAGCTGCAGTGCCAGCCGGGGGATCTGCTGACCTTCGAAAGCGGTCCGCCCAGCGGCTATGAGGAAGACTAG
- a CDS encoding SirB1 family protein: MTREEAEDILTRAGEGPDEGFPLFEAALACAVHDDPSRDTAAALALAAETVERLRRRLESESPEEAIAEALAGDLRLTGDVLTYDHPDNADVIAIAHRRKGLPVALGVFYLHAARAVGLEVHGVDFPGHFLLRIETDEGPLALDPFSEGRVVLPSELSRRALRTGLMPDVAARLELLMAPISDRAVLIRLQNNIFARAQQAKDWVRAERSALRRALLNPNDHRPWLDVAAAREGQGALAGALQALSRAQVLDGGAAMAARAARERMRLRLN, from the coding sequence ATGACGCGGGAGGAAGCCGAGGACATTCTCACCCGTGCGGGTGAAGGGCCAGACGAGGGCTTTCCGCTTTTCGAGGCGGCGCTCGCCTGCGCAGTGCATGACGACCCCAGTCGAGACACTGCGGCGGCGTTGGCCCTGGCCGCCGAGACCGTGGAGCGCCTGCGCCGTCGCCTGGAGTCTGAATCCCCGGAGGAGGCGATCGCCGAGGCCTTGGCGGGCGATCTTCGCCTGACGGGCGACGTGCTGACATATGACCATCCGGACAACGCCGACGTCATCGCCATAGCGCACCGCCGCAAGGGTCTGCCGGTGGCGCTGGGCGTCTTCTATCTGCACGCCGCCCGCGCCGTGGGTCTCGAGGTCCACGGCGTCGACTTCCCCGGCCACTTCCTGCTGCGCATCGAAACCGACGAAGGCCCGCTGGCGCTGGACCCCTTCAGCGAAGGTCGCGTGGTCCTGCCCTCCGAGCTGTCGCGGCGGGCCCTGCGAACAGGCTTGATGCCCGATGTCGCCGCGCGGCTGGAGCTGCTGATGGCGCCGATCTCGGATCGGGCCGTGTTGATCCGGCTACAGAACAACATCTTCGCCCGCGCCCAGCAGGCCAAGGACTGGGTGCGCGCCGAGCGCTCCGCCCTGCGCCGCGCGCTGCTGAATCCCAATGACCACCGCCCCTGGCTGGACGTCGCGGCGGCTCGAGAGGGCCAGGGCGCGCTGGCGGGCGCTTTGCAGGCTCTGTCCCGCGCCCAGGTCCTGGACGGCGGCGCGGCGATGGCGGCCCGGGCGGCGCGTGAGCGGATGCGGCTGAGACTGAACTGA
- the rdgB gene encoding RdgB/HAM1 family non-canonical purine NTP pyrophosphatase: MALKLEMGMKLVAATHNPGKVPEIMALLDGRFEIVTAGQLGLPEPEETESTFVGNALLKARHAADRSGLVALADDSGLSVAALEGSPGVYSARWAGPSKDFMAAMRKVEERLEETSSDDRSAWFTSALAVAWPHGPAVVVEGRIDGMLTFPPRGDRGFGYDPIFIPAGHETTFGEMEPAAKDAMSHRARAFAKLKAALFE, from the coding sequence ATGGCGCTGAAGCTTGAGATGGGGATGAAGCTTGTGGCCGCCACCCACAATCCTGGCAAGGTCCCCGAGATCATGGCGCTTCTGGACGGTCGCTTCGAGATCGTCACCGCTGGCCAGCTAGGCCTGCCGGAGCCGGAAGAGACCGAGAGCACCTTCGTCGGCAATGCGCTTCTGAAGGCCCGCCACGCAGCCGATCGCTCGGGCCTCGTCGCCCTGGCGGACGATTCGGGCCTCTCCGTCGCGGCGCTTGAGGGTTCGCCCGGTGTCTATTCGGCCCGCTGGGCGGGACCGAGCAAGGACTTCATGGCGGCTATGCGAAAGGTCGAGGAGCGGTTGGAAGAAACAAGCTCCGACGACCGCTCGGCCTGGTTCACTTCGGCCCTGGCCGTGGCCTGGCCCCACGGGCCGGCGGTGGTCGTCGAGGGCCGGATCGACGGAATGTTGACGTTCCCGCCGCGTGGCGACCGGGGATTCGGCTACGACCCGATCTTCATTCCCGCAGGCCATGAGACGACCTTCGGCGAGATGGAGCCCGCGGCGAAGGACGCGATGAGCCACCGCGCCCGAGCCTTCGCCAAGCTGAAGGCGGCGCTGTTTGAGTGA
- a CDS encoding glutathione S-transferase N-terminal domain-containing protein — protein MRLLYSALSPFARKVRVLALEKGLSDRIALEPATPYQDDAVRSLNPLNKVPTLVTDEGEAVYDSAVICDYLDGLSEPRLIPPAQPERHRALTLEAAADGMGDAALLVVRERMRPEGEHRQDLFDRQLKAIAAALDLFDGAGLSADRFGVGEIAVAAQLGYLDARKVVDWRDGRPALASWFEIVSKRASMVASDPSAG, from the coding sequence ATGCGGCTCCTTTACTCCGCCCTGTCGCCTTTTGCGCGCAAGGTTCGCGTTCTGGCGCTGGAAAAAGGTCTGTCCGACCGGATCGCGCTGGAGCCCGCCACACCGTATCAGGACGACGCCGTCCGGTCGTTGAACCCGCTGAACAAGGTTCCGACCTTGGTCACGGACGAGGGCGAGGCCGTCTACGACTCCGCGGTGATCTGCGACTATCTCGACGGCCTCTCGGAGCCGCGTCTGATCCCTCCCGCCCAACCCGAACGTCACCGGGCCCTGACGCTGGAAGCCGCCGCGGACGGTATGGGCGATGCGGCGCTGTTGGTCGTCCGCGAGCGGATGCGACCCGAGGGGGAGCATCGGCAGGACTTGTTCGACCGCCAGCTCAAGGCGATCGCGGCGGCGCTCGACCTGTTCGATGGCGCGGGGCTTTCGGCCGATCGCTTTGGCGTTGGCGAGATCGCCGTGGCCGCTCAGCTCGGCTATCTCGACGCGCGCAAGGTGGTGGATTGGCGTGATGGGCGACCCGCGCTGGCGTCGTGGTTCGAGATCGTCTCGAAACGCGCGTCGATGGTGGCTAGCGATCCGAGCGCGGGCTGA
- a CDS encoding DUF2975 domain-containing protein, giving the protein MRALGPGSVSSFLKIILDVIYVGLWIFVSLLSLFTLVALLFSFNPELLASMLPISDAVEAVSRDGPLFAGALAAWALLLGGWMVIVERLRKIFATLTAGDPFHPDNVVRLRLIGLVLAGLEVGRYVFSGMARWLAPKTKVIDDSFTLTAWFSVLVVFVLAEVFREGARLRREAELTI; this is encoded by the coding sequence ATGCGCGCCTTGGGGCCAGGCTCCGTTTCGAGTTTCCTGAAGATCATCCTCGACGTGATCTACGTCGGGCTATGGATCTTCGTCAGTCTTCTGTCGCTGTTCACGCTGGTCGCCCTGCTGTTCAGCTTCAATCCCGAATTGCTGGCCTCGATGCTGCCGATCAGCGACGCGGTCGAAGCGGTGAGCCGTGACGGCCCGCTGTTCGCCGGCGCCCTGGCCGCCTGGGCGCTGTTGCTCGGTGGCTGGATGGTGATTGTCGAGCGCCTGCGGAAGATCTTCGCGACCCTGACCGCCGGCGACCCCTTCCACCCCGACAATGTCGTGCGCCTGCGCCTGATCGGCCTCGTGCTCGCCGGGCTGGAGGTCGGCCGCTACGTCTTCTCGGGCATGGCCCGGTGGCTGGCCCCCAAGACAAAGGTCATCGACGACAGCTTCACCCTGACCGCCTGGTTCTCGGTGCTGGTGGTGTTCGTTCTGGCCGAGGTGTTCCGCGAAGGCGCGCGCCTTCGCCGCGAAGCCGAACTGACGATCTGA
- the gshB gene encoding glutathione synthase, producing the protein MSLRVAVQMDPVLGINIDTDTTFLMMMEAQTRGHRLWFYTPDKLSLEDGRVFARAQPLEVFAEKGAHAKLGEPVLLDMKDDVDVVLMRQDPPFDMAYITATHFLEKVHPHTLVVNNPAEVRNAPEKLFVTDFPGVQPPTLITSDHEAIYDFRARHGDIVLKPLYGGGGSGVARLLKDDPNLDALLELHAMIGREQVIAQKFVPAVSKGDKRVLLVDGEPVGAINRVPADGQVRSNLRVGGRAEAVELTARDIELCKIIGPELKRRGLIFVGIDVIGEYLTEINVTSPTGAQQLLRFSGVNAAAVLWDRIEDIRGVRG; encoded by the coding sequence ATGTCGCTGCGAGTCGCCGTTCAGATGGATCCCGTCCTGGGGATCAACATCGACACCGACACGACCTTCCTGATGATGATGGAGGCTCAGACTCGCGGCCACAGGCTTTGGTTCTACACGCCGGACAAGCTTTCGCTGGAGGACGGCCGCGTCTTCGCCCGCGCGCAGCCGCTGGAGGTGTTCGCGGAGAAGGGCGCCCATGCCAAGCTCGGCGAACCTGTTCTCCTGGATATGAAGGACGACGTCGACGTGGTGCTGATGCGCCAGGATCCGCCGTTCGACATGGCCTACATCACCGCGACCCACTTTCTGGAGAAGGTCCATCCCCACACGCTGGTGGTGAACAACCCGGCGGAAGTGCGTAACGCGCCCGAGAAACTGTTCGTCACCGACTTCCCCGGCGTGCAGCCGCCGACCCTGATCACCAGCGATCACGAAGCCATCTACGACTTCCGCGCCCGCCACGGCGACATCGTGCTCAAGCCGCTCTACGGAGGCGGCGGCTCGGGCGTGGCGCGCTTGCTGAAGGACGACCCGAACCTCGACGCGCTGCTGGAACTGCATGCCATGATCGGCCGCGAGCAGGTCATCGCCCAGAAGTTCGTGCCGGCTGTCAGCAAGGGTGACAAGCGCGTGCTGCTGGTTGACGGCGAGCCCGTGGGCGCGATCAACCGCGTGCCGGCCGACGGTCAGGTTCGCTCCAACCTCCGCGTCGGCGGTCGCGCCGAAGCCGTAGAGTTGACCGCCCGCGACATCGAGCTTTGCAAGATCATCGGACCGGAACTAAAGCGCCGTGGACTGATCTTTGTCGGCATTGACGTGATTGGCGAGTACCTGACGGAGATCAACGTCACGTCGCCCACGGGCGCCCAACAGCTGCTGCGTTTCAGCGGCGTCAACGCCGCCGCTGTACTTTGGGACCGCATCGAGGACATTCGCGGAGTCCGTGGGTAA
- the rsmI gene encoding 16S rRNA (cytidine(1402)-2'-O)-methyltransferase, with protein sequence MSRQIPPPALSDAPLAPGLYLVATPIGNLRDITLRALDVLAGCDVLLAEDTRVTGKLLSAYGIRTRLERHDEHVAERAIPGILERLEAGERVALVSDAGTPMVSDPGYRLAREAIAAGHPVIPIPGASAALAALTLAGLPTDRFLFAGFPPPKSAARRTFLEEFANVRATLIFYEGASRVADCLADMAAVFGPRPAAVCRELTKLYETCVRGSLTELAADPRFEAPKGEIVILVGPGVERAASANDVEAALREALTRLPLGEATSEVAKVFGLSRKDLYRQALALKEEAAG encoded by the coding sequence TTGAGCCGTCAGATCCCCCCGCCAGCGTTATCCGACGCGCCGCTCGCACCGGGGCTCTATCTCGTGGCGACGCCGATCGGCAACCTGCGCGACATTACGTTGCGCGCGCTTGACGTGCTGGCGGGCTGCGACGTGCTTCTGGCCGAAGACACCCGCGTCACCGGAAAGCTTTTGTCCGCATACGGAATTCGCACGCGACTCGAGCGCCATGACGAGCATGTCGCCGAACGCGCCATTCCCGGCATCCTTGAACGCCTTGAGGCCGGCGAGCGAGTCGCCCTGGTGTCGGACGCCGGCACGCCGATGGTGTCCGATCCAGGCTATCGCCTGGCGCGAGAAGCGATCGCTGCGGGTCATCCGGTGATCCCGATCCCCGGCGCCTCCGCGGCGCTGGCCGCGCTGACGCTGGCGGGCCTGCCCACCGATCGTTTCCTGTTCGCTGGCTTCCCCCCGCCCAAGAGCGCGGCGCGGCGCACCTTCCTGGAGGAGTTCGCCAATGTCCGCGCCACGCTCATCTTCTACGAGGGCGCATCCCGGGTCGCCGACTGCCTCGCGGACATGGCGGCCGTCTTCGGACCGCGCCCGGCGGCGGTCTGCCGGGAGTTGACCAAGCTCTACGAAACCTGCGTGCGCGGAAGCCTGACCGAGCTGGCGGCCGATCCCAGGTTCGAGGCGCCCAAGGGCGAGATCGTCATCCTGGTCGGCCCCGGCGTCGAGAGGGCGGCGAGCGCGAACGATGTCGAGGCCGCCCTGCGCGAGGCCCTCACGAGGCTTCCGCTCGGTGAGGCGACCTCCGAGGTCGCCAAGGTTTTCGGCCTGTCGCGCAAAGACCTCTATCGGCAAGCCCTCGCGCTCAAGGAGGAGGCGGCGGGATGA